From a single Silene latifolia isolate original U9 population chromosome 6, ASM4854445v1, whole genome shotgun sequence genomic region:
- the LOC141588055 gene encoding uncharacterized protein LOC141588055 — translation MVKDGEEGPKTWEDGHNELKLEMAQMAYVLKNIASMLKAKEKKKESDTPSESEEEDEQPKRKSKNKNDDDRGLKLDIPDFDGEMDPEKFLDWVRQVERVFEYKEYDDKKQFKVAILKLTKYASLWYENLKKQRRKEGKDKIESWIKLKKHLMRRFLPRDYEQDNYLKLQSLEQGSMSVTDYIKEFEKMSIVCDLEEKEELRVARFIKGLTPAIATKVEIQNYDGFSDVCRLALKFEKHDKARKPYAYSKGQSSGTNSYSRPAPSKAKEIPKEEPKDKGKGVAEPKGGSLRRCFKCQGYGHIANECPQKRALTAQELCDMIPVFVTPEEETVQGNVETDGEGKVYDLDPLSEEECLVLRNLHMETVARDLVDELKLQTKDRVKPYKLHWLNGENGIQVKKQALVSLSLGPYADEVWCDIIPMNACHILLGRPWQFDRKVEHDGRANVYSVMKGNVRYNLKPMSPNKIKESKTKKGSMFMEAREVEEALARGERTYVLLVRELGSVGVCDDREVQELLEEFRDVFPDELPDGLPPLRGIEHQIDLIPGAALPNKPAYRCNPEEAKELQRQVQELIDRGYVQESLSPCAVPALLVPKKEGTWRIKDEESHKRHLRAVFEVLRDRSFMTGSSNIVADALSRRHSLLIELDARILGFEHIKELYKSRSEFSKEIIDPTGLYLIRDGYLFKGNRLCIPNGSIRELLVREAHGGAIAGHFGVNKTSDILSEHFYWPRMNKDVQEIVAKCVVCQKAKSTFTKGLYTPLPVPVQPWNEVSMDFILGLPRTRRGKDSIMVVVDRFSKMAHFIPCHKTDDATKVADLYYREIVRLHGIPLTIVSDRDVKFLSYFWKTLWRLMGTKLLFSTSHHPQTDGQTEVTNRTLGSLLRGLVSKSTKDWDIKLAHAEFAYNRTPSMTTGRAPFEIVYGVNPYLPIDLVPIPKKDVLSFEAKERQAAFLRVCEQVRAQIEKANAKYKEKANKHRKQPVFKEGDLVWLHLRKERFPSKRKNKLMPRADGPFKILECYGSNAYKLELPSEYGGVSATFNVGDLSPYLEDEDLRVKFDPKLPPMFDDYNDEEIVEVNDEVILVQRGWWGGRHELIWQKMDSLEDCIENDELERIAMIFTNNFMFFINFASKFVRIVFDPGGIVYLQELRSIPFEEGGDDTILDS, via the exons ATGGTTAAAGACGGTGAAGAAGGTCCGAAAACATGGGAAGATGGTCATAACGAGCTGAAGTTGGAGATGGCTCAGATGGCTTATGTGTTAAAAAATATAGCAAGCATGTTGAAggctaaagagaagaaaaaagaatCGGACACCCCATCCGAATCTGAAGAAGAGGACGAGCAGccaaagaggaagtcaaaaaataagaacgatgatgatcgGGGTTTAAAACTCGATATTCCAGACTTTGATGGCGAGATGGATCCGGAAAAATTTCTGGATTGGGTAAGACAAGTTGAGAGGGTTTTCGAGTATAAAGAATACGATGACaagaagcaatttaaagttgcaatcttaaAGCTTACAAAGTATGCATCTTTATGGTACGAAAATCTGAAAAAACAGAGGAGAAAGGAAGGCAAAGACAAGATCGAATCTTGGATCAAATTAAAGAAGCACTTGATGAGGCGATTCCTGCCAAGGGATTATGAGCAAGATAACTACTTAAAGCTCCAATCTTTAGAGCAAGGAAGCATGTCCGTGACTGATTACATCAAAGAATTCGAAAAGATGTCAATCGTGTGCGATCTTGAGGAGAAAGAAGAGCTAAGAGTGGCGAGATTCATCAAGGGCCTAACACCCGCGATTGCAACAAAGGTAGAAATCCAGAATTATGACGGGTTTAGTGATGTTTGCAGATTGGCgttaaaatttgaaaaacatGATAAGGCACGTAAACCTTATGCTTATTCCAAGGGACAAAGTTCGGGAACCAACTCATATTCCAGGCCAGCTCCTAGCAAGGCTAAAGAAATCCCGAAAGAAGAACCCAAGGACAAAGGAAAGGGTGTTGCCGAGCCAAAGGGGGGTTCTTTGAGGCGTTGCTTCAAGTGTCAAGGCTATGGGCATATAGCAAACGAATGTCCTCAGAAACGAGCCCTAACAGCTCAAGAATTATGTGATATGATCCCCGTATTTGTCACGCCAGAAGAAGAAACAGTTCAAGGGAATGTTGAAACTGATGGTGAAGGAAAAGTCTACGATTTGGATCCATTGAGTGAAGAGGAGTGTTTAGTGCTGCGTAATTTACATATGGAAACGG TAGCGAGGGACCTTGTTGATGAACTGAAATTGCAAACTAAAGACCGAGTTAAACCATATAAATTACATTGGCTGAATGGGGAGAATGGGATCCAAGTTAAGAAACAGGCCTTAGTTTCGTTGAGTTTAGGACCCTAtgctgatgaggtgtggtgcgatATAATTCCTATGAATGCATGCCACATTCTGTTGGGTAGGCCTTGGCAATTCGATAGAAAGGTTGAACATGACGGGAGAGCTAATGTGTATAGCGTGATGAAGGGTAATGTGAGATATAATCTGAAACCTATGTCACCTAATAAGATTAAAGAGTCCAAAACAAAGAAGGGGAGTATGTTTATGGAGGCTCGGGAGGTTGAGGAAGCTTTAGCTCGTGGAGAACGAACTTATGTGCTGCTGGTTCGTGAATTGGGGTCCGTTGGTGTGTGTGATGACCGTGAGGTACAGGAGTTGTTAGAAGAGTTCCGGGATGTGTTTCCGGATGAATTACCGGATGGGTTACCTCCTTTACGTGGTATTGAACACCAAATAGATCTGATTCCAGGGGCGGCATTGCCTAATAAGCCGGCCTATCGCTGTAATCCAGAGGAAGCAAAGGAGTTACAGAGACAAGTCCAAGAATTGATAGATAGGGGATATGTTCAAGAGAGCTTAAGTCCATGTGCGGTGCCTGCGTTATTAGTACCAAAGAAGGAAGGGacttggagaat CAAAGATGAAGAGTCGCACAAACGACATTTGCGAGCTGTGTTTGAAGTTTTGCGAGATCGAAGCTTTATG acGGGAAGTTCTAATATCGTGGCTGATGCATTATCACGAAGGCATTCATTGTTGATTGAGTTGGATGCAAGGATTCTTGGTTTCGAACATATCAAGGAACTGTACAAGTCTCGATCAGAATTTTCAAAGGAAATCATTGATCCGACAGGTTTATATCTTATTCGGGATGGCTATCTCTTCAAGGGTAATCGGCTATGCATTCCGAATGGGTCGATTAGGGAGTTGTTGGTACGAGAAGCTCATGGCGGGGCTATTGCTGGACACTTTGGAGTTAATAAGACGAGTGACATCCTAAGTGAGCACTTCTACTGGCCGAGAATGAATAAGGACGTGCAAGAGATTGTGGCGAAATGCGTGGTATGTCAAAAGGCTAAAAGCACGTTCACCAAGGGTTTGTATACACCTCTGCCCGTACCTGTACAGCCATGGAATGaggtaagcatggattttatcCTTGGTTTGCCGAGAACTCGGAGGGGTAAGGACTCGATTATGGTGGTAGTTGATCGATTCTCGAAGATGGCGCATTTTATTCCGTGTCACAAGACTGATGATGCAACTAAAGTGGCTGATTTGTACTATAGAGAGATCGTTCGATTACATGGAATACCTCTTACTATTGTTTCAGATAGAGATGTGAAGTTTCTtagttacttctggaaaacgtTATGGCGTTTGATGGGGACTAAGCTTCTTTTCAGTACATCAcaccatccacaaacagatggtCAGACCGAGGTAACCAACCGTACTCTAGGGAGTCTATTGCGAGGATTGGTTAGTAAAAGCACAAAGGATTGGGATATCAAATTGGCGCATGCTGAATTCGCTTATAATCGTACACCATCAATGACGACAGGACGAGCTCCATTCGAGATTGTCTATGGCGTGAATCCATACCTGCCAATCGATTTAGTGCccattccaaagaaagatgtgttAAGTTTTGAAGCCAAAGAAAGACAAGCTGCATTTCTCCGAGTATGTGAACAAGTTCGAGCTCAaattgagaaggcaaatgctaaATACAAAGAGAAGGCTAATAAACATCGAAAGCAGCCTGTTTTCAAAGAAGGTGATCTTGTGTGGTTACATTTGAGAAAGGAACGATTTCCGTCCAAAAGGAAGAATAAGTTGATGCCGCGAGCAGATGGTCCATTCAAGATCCTCGAATGTTATGGTTCTAACGCATACAAGCTGGAGTTGCCGAGTGAATATGGTGGGGTGAGCGCGACATTCAATGTAGGCGACCTATCACCATATCTAGAAgacgaggatttgagg GTTAAGTTTGATCCGAAATTACCTCCTATGTTTGATGATTATAATGATGAGGAAATTGTTGAGGTTAATGATGAAGTTATTCTTGTGCAAAGAGGGTGGTGGGGTGGAAGGCACGAGCTAATATGGCAAAAGATGGATAGTCTTGAAGACTGCATTGAAAATGACGAGCTGGAAAGGATAGCAATGATTTTCACAAATAACTTCATGTTCTTTATCAATTTTGCATCTAAGTTCGTCAGGATTGTATTCGATCCAGGTGGCATCGTGTATCTTCaagaattgaggtcaattcctttCGAAGAAGGAGGGGATGATACGATTCTGGATTCATAA